The proteins below come from a single Labeo rohita strain BAU-BD-2019 unplaced genomic scaffold, IGBB_LRoh.1.0 scaffold_244, whole genome shotgun sequence genomic window:
- the nitr8 gene encoding novel immune-type receptor 8: MSAVLFLSFVCCIGAQGIQQPKRLQASKLGDNITVECFLHIKDYNNVVWYKQEMGMNLQAISKTYIYLTKVDFADGYNDGRFNVTISKGIYHLHISLTKKEDIATYFCGVISLGELTFGPGTFLMLHEQHTATTVFQEPISDKVHIGDNITLMCRVQTPHEKCKVGHHVYWFREAADESGSGIIYTDGDMKKHEEICKDVSTSQTCIYTLTKRNLSLSDAGTYYCAVLMCGKILFGNGTSLEFNSISGKRVDNKSLFLILLTSNIISMIIMILLVAVQSKDQCSSSVNRSCDQETSEGTQIGDALTYTSVSFSSKSRPSRGAKQHIISQHADVYSQIRF; this comes from the exons ATGAGcgcagttttattcctctcctTTGTTT GTTGCATTGGGGCACAAGGCATTCAGCAGCCAAAACGTTTGCAAGCCTCTAAACTGGGAGATAACATCACTGTTGAGTGCTTTTTACACATAAAAGATTATAACAATGTAGTGTGGTACAAGCAGGAGATGGGAATGAATCTTCAAGCCATTTCAAAAACTTACATTTACCTGACAAAAGTTGATTTTGCTGATGGATATAATGATGGTCGTTTTAATGTAACAATAAGCAAAGGCATTTATCATTTACACATTTCCTTGACGAAAAAGGAAGATATAGCAACATACTTTTGTGGAGTGATATCTTTAGGAGAACTGACTTTTGGACCTGGAACATTTTTGATGCTTCACG AACAGCACACTGCAACAACAGTTTTTCAGGAGCCTATTTCAGATAAAGTTCACATTGGAGACAACATTACCCTCATGTGCAGAGTGCAAACACCACATGAGAAATGTAAAGTAGGACACCATGTTTACTGGTTCAGAGAAGCTGCAGATGAATCTGGTTCTGGCATCATTTATACTGATGGAGATATGAAGAAACATGAAGAGATCTGTAAGGATGTTTCTACTTCACAAACCTGCATTTACACCCTCACAAAGAGGAACCTCAGCCTTTCAGATGCTGGTACTTACTACTGTGCTGTACTGATGTGCGGAAAGATACTGTTTGGAAATGGAACTTCTCTGGAATTCAACTCAATTTCTGGTAAA CGAGTTGACAACAAGTCTTTGTTTCTTATACTGCTCACATCAAACATAATTTCTATGATAATAATGATCTTACTTGTGGCTGTGCAAAGTAAAGACCAATGCAGCTCATCAG TCAACAGATCTTGTGATCAAGAGACATCTGAAGGTACTCAG ATTGGAGATGCCTTGACTTACACATCTGTGAGTTTCAGCAGTAAATCACGGCCCTCTAGAGGTGCTAAACAACACATCATTTCCCAGCATGCTGATGTCTATTCACAGATCAGATTCTAA